From Ignisphaera aggregans DSM 17230, the proteins below share one genomic window:
- a CDS encoding glycoside hydrolase family 1 (COGs: COG2723 Beta-glucosidase/6-phospho-beta-glucosidase/beta- galactosidase~InterPro IPR001360:IPR018120~KEGG: cma:Cmaq_0652 glycoside hydrolase family protein~PFAM: glycoside hydrolase family 1~SPTR: A8MCI6 Glycoside hydrolase family 1~PFAM: Glycosyl hydrolase family 1) produces MSIKLGKDFRFGFSIVGVQHEMGLPGSEFVSDWVLWLHDQENIVSGLVSGDFPENGPGYWHLYRQDHDIAERLGMDAMWITIEWARIFPRPTTDVVVPIDRDSEGIKGVYIDVEHIEKLRSYADRDALRRYREIIEDWKSRGGMVIVNLFHWSLPIWLHDPIKVRKLGVDRAPAGWVDEKTVVEYTKFVAFIAHELGDVVDMWYTMNEPNVIASLGYIQIQSGFPPGYLDIDCYKRVVKHLAEAHARGYEAVKLFSKKPIGIVESIASWIPLREGDREAAEKGFRYNLWPIEVAVNGYLDDVYRDDLKGHLDWIGLNYYTRNVVVSDPRSLQGFRILPGYGYGCTPRGISIDGRPCSDFGWEIYPEGIYDVLKRLWDRYRLPIYVTENGIADAVDALRPHFIVSHLYQIHRARSEGVDVRGYFHWNLIDNLEWAQGYRMRFGLVHVDFETKKRYLRPSALLFREIASGKEIPDEFMHMVYPPRYRV; encoded by the coding sequence ATGTCTATAAAGCTTGGGAAAGACTTTAGATTTGGATTCTCTATAGTTGGTGTTCAGCATGAGATGGGTTTACCTGGATCAGAATTTGTTAGCGACTGGGTTTTGTGGCTCCATGACCAGGAAAACATTGTCTCTGGACTTGTGAGTGGTGATTTTCCTGAGAATGGACCTGGCTATTGGCATCTATATAGACAGGATCATGATATTGCTGAGAGGCTTGGTATGGATGCTATGTGGATAACTATTGAATGGGCAAGGATATTCCCTAGACCGACAACAGATGTTGTTGTACCTATTGATAGGGATTCCGAGGGTATTAAGGGTGTATATATAGATGTTGAACATATAGAGAAGCTTAGGAGCTATGCAGATAGAGATGCATTGAGACGCTATAGGGAGATTATAGAGGATTGGAAGAGCCGTGGAGGTATGGTTATAGTAAATCTCTTCCACTGGTCTCTACCCATATGGCTCCACGACCCTATAAAGGTTAGGAAGCTTGGTGTTGATAGAGCACCTGCGGGTTGGGTTGATGAGAAGACTGTTGTTGAATATACAAAGTTTGTTGCTTTTATTGCTCATGAGCTTGGGGATGTTGTTGATATGTGGTATACAATGAATGAACCAAATGTTATTGCCTCTCTTGGATATATACAGATACAGTCTGGTTTCCCACCCGGCTATCTAGATATTGACTGCTATAAGAGGGTTGTTAAACATCTTGCTGAAGCCCATGCAAGAGGCTATGAAGCAGTAAAGCTATTTTCGAAGAAGCCTATAGGAATTGTAGAGTCTATAGCTAGCTGGATACCTCTGAGAGAAGGTGATAGAGAGGCTGCAGAGAAGGGATTTAGATATAATCTGTGGCCAATAGAAGTAGCTGTAAATGGCTATCTAGATGATGTATATAGAGATGATCTAAAGGGTCATCTAGATTGGATAGGGCTCAACTACTATACTAGAAATGTTGTTGTCTCTGACCCTAGATCTCTACAGGGCTTTAGGATTCTCCCAGGATACGGATATGGATGTACACCAAGGGGAATATCTATAGATGGTAGACCGTGTAGCGATTTTGGCTGGGAGATATATCCTGAGGGTATATACGATGTACTCAAAAGGCTTTGGGATAGATATAGACTCCCAATATATGTTACAGAGAATGGCATTGCAGATGCTGTTGATGCACTAAGACCTCATTTCATAGTCTCACATCTATACCAGATACATAGAGCTAGGAGCGAAGGTGTTGATGTTAGAGGCTACTTCCACTGGAATCTTATAGATAATCTTGAGTGGGCACAGGGATATAGAATGAGGTTTGGTCTTGTCCACGTTGATTTTGAGACTAAGAAGAGGTATCTAAGGCCAAGTGCATTGCTGTTTAGAGAGATTGCAAGTGGTAAGGAGATACCGGATGAGTTTATGCATATGGTTTATCCACCTAGGTACAGGGTATAG
- a CDS encoding glycoside hydrolase family 3 domain protein (COGs: COG1472 Beta-glucosidase-related glycosidase~InterPro IPR001764:IPR002772:IPR019800~KEGG: ere:EUBREC_2820 beta-glucosidase~PFAM: glycoside hydrolase family 3 domain protein~SPTR: A6BHU9 Putative uncharacterized protein~PFAM: Glycosyl hydrolase family 3 C terminal domain; Glycosyl hydrolase family 3 N terminal domain), which translates to MSHLYRETVVFITTIIFVLQISPLSISIAERFSPDLAVKMFIESHSIPDFVKHSIDPMLPDVFRDGVLLSYIIASEGIVLLKNNGVLPLNHHEKIAVFGVAQHWAWYYHGGGSGYVAVSPDRVVTLLEGLRNAGFIVDEELVDFYRRWVERYGYRYRVHWWNITIADEPSFSDDEVKHYAERNGAAIVVISRWSMEGGDIPSTEKGVISTWGGISIVAPGYRLTPQELNLIKLVSRYFNKTIVILNTPGPIDMSWDSPDIDAILWVGYPGEQGGNAVAAILLGLVSPSGKLPDTWAYRLEDYPSTKYFGVDESVYWEDIYVGYRYFDTFGIDVAYPFGYGLSYTRFRIDVENIGIENGYYVKIRVRVTNTGCYPGKEVVQIYVSKPDSILEKPYQELIAFAKTDLLQPGQSQYIDITFDVRSMASYSEELSAWVLEPGEYIIRVGNSSRDTHIAAILILNKMVIVEDTENRLHAPHINRLSKWALNAKPIPYQGELDEYRSAPRIYIDPSSIPTTNRTGWPEKPKPLNVSIPPDAVIKLRDVFEGRYTLEQFVAQMSSRELVDLLIGLRGVDRYGIPELRHVDGPNGVRQGPSPNPGGTAFPVATIIAATWDIELAKVYGYQIGRELLYLGISLWLAPGLNIHRNPLGGRNFEYFSEDPLLSGVIGASIVKGVQSVNGVGAVPKHFVGNEQEFNRYSSNSIVSERALREIYLKPFEIVVKTSDPWAIMTSYNKVNNVYTGNDWSLIEGVLRFEWGFSGFVMTDWYSASYNYRAFIAGNDVLMPYDADLYRAVQTQVANALNSGEMGIEYLQRCAYNLLRVVMRTRIFAESIGMKQEDVYLYTPPPDLFKIEKHYTGYREIYTASTIYTTTIEKSTTTTITPTTTQTITTVTTTMKRIDIEALFIATSVFLIGIAIGYIVARRRT; encoded by the coding sequence GTGTCTCATCTATATAGAGAGACAGTTGTTTTTATCACAACAATAATATTTGTCTTACAGATATCGCCACTATCTATATCTATAGCAGAGCGGTTTTCTCCAGATCTAGCTGTAAAGATGTTTATAGAGAGCCATAGCATCCCCGACTTTGTTAAGCATTCTATAGACCCTATGCTCCCAGATGTTTTTAGAGATGGTGTTCTGCTTTCCTATATAATTGCATCTGAAGGTATTGTTCTTCTAAAGAACAATGGTGTTCTACCTCTCAACCATCATGAGAAGATAGCTGTATTTGGTGTTGCTCAGCACTGGGCTTGGTATTACCATGGCGGTGGATCTGGATATGTAGCTGTATCCCCTGATAGAGTTGTTACACTTCTAGAGGGTTTGAGGAACGCTGGTTTTATTGTTGATGAGGAGCTTGTTGATTTCTATAGGAGGTGGGTTGAGAGATATGGATATAGATATAGGGTTCATTGGTGGAATATAACTATTGCTGATGAGCCTAGTTTTAGTGATGATGAGGTGAAGCACTATGCTGAGAGAAACGGTGCTGCTATAGTTGTCATATCTAGATGGTCTATGGAGGGAGGAGATATTCCTTCGACAGAGAAAGGGGTTATCTCTACATGGGGAGGTATATCAATTGTTGCCCCGGGCTATAGATTAACACCACAGGAGTTAAACCTCATAAAACTTGTTTCGAGATACTTCAACAAAACCATTGTTATCCTAAACACCCCGGGTCCTATAGATATGTCTTGGGATAGTCCAGATATAGATGCTATTCTATGGGTTGGATACCCAGGTGAACAGGGTGGAAACGCTGTTGCTGCTATCCTCCTAGGACTTGTCTCTCCATCTGGTAAACTACCAGATACATGGGCATACAGGTTAGAGGACTATCCATCCACAAAGTACTTCGGTGTTGATGAATCTGTATATTGGGAGGATATATATGTTGGCTATAGATACTTCGATACATTTGGTATAGATGTTGCATATCCATTTGGATACGGTCTCTCATACACAAGGTTTAGGATAGATGTTGAAAATATTGGTATTGAGAATGGATACTATGTAAAGATTAGGGTGAGGGTTACCAACACAGGTTGTTACCCGGGTAAAGAGGTTGTGCAAATATATGTGAGTAAACCTGATAGTATTCTTGAGAAGCCTTATCAAGAGCTTATAGCTTTTGCTAAGACAGATCTTCTTCAACCTGGTCAGAGCCAGTATATAGATATAACATTTGATGTTAGGTCTATGGCTTCATACTCAGAGGAGCTCTCTGCATGGGTTCTAGAGCCAGGGGAGTATATTATCAGAGTTGGAAACTCGTCTAGAGATACACATATAGCTGCTATACTCATTCTCAACAAAATGGTTATAGTTGAAGACACTGAGAATAGACTACATGCACCTCATATCAATAGGCTTAGCAAGTGGGCTCTAAATGCAAAGCCCATACCTTATCAGGGGGAGTTAGATGAGTATAGATCTGCCCCTAGAATCTATATAGATCCAAGCTCTATACCTACAACGAATAGAACTGGATGGCCTGAAAAACCAAAGCCCCTCAACGTGAGTATTCCTCCCGATGCTGTGATAAAGCTTAGAGATGTCTTTGAGGGTAGATACACATTAGAACAATTTGTAGCTCAGATGAGTTCTAGAGAACTTGTTGATCTGCTCATTGGTTTAAGGGGTGTGGATAGATATGGTATTCCAGAGCTTAGACATGTAGATGGACCTAACGGTGTTAGACAAGGGCCTTCACCAAACCCTGGAGGAACAGCATTCCCTGTTGCAACGATTATCGCTGCTACATGGGATATAGAGCTCGCTAAGGTCTATGGGTATCAGATAGGTCGTGAGCTTCTATATCTAGGGATATCGCTATGGCTTGCACCTGGTCTCAATATACATAGGAATCCTCTTGGTGGTAGAAACTTTGAGTATTTCTCTGAGGATCCTCTGCTTAGTGGTGTTATTGGTGCATCTATTGTTAAAGGTGTTCAGAGTGTTAATGGTGTTGGAGCTGTTCCAAAGCATTTTGTTGGAAATGAACAGGAGTTTAATAGATATAGCTCAAATTCAATTGTATCTGAAAGAGCATTGAGAGAGATATATCTAAAGCCATTTGAGATTGTTGTAAAGACATCTGATCCATGGGCTATAATGACCTCGTATAACAAGGTAAACAATGTCTATACAGGAAATGACTGGAGTCTCATCGAAGGTGTTTTAAGGTTTGAGTGGGGATTCAGCGGATTTGTTATGACTGATTGGTACTCTGCTAGCTACAACTATAGAGCATTTATAGCTGGAAACGATGTTTTAATGCCATATGATGCAGATCTCTATAGAGCTGTACAGACACAGGTGGCTAACGCTCTGAACAGTGGTGAGATGGGTATAGAATATCTACAGAGATGTGCATACAACCTACTAAGAGTTGTTATGAGGACTAGAATATTTGCTGAATCTATAGGGATGAAGCAAGAGGATGTATATCTATATACACCACCCCCAGATCTATTCAAGATAGAGAAACACTATACAGGGTATAGAGAGATATATACAGCTAGCACCATCTATACAACAACCATAGAGAAATCCACTACCACAACAATCACACCAACGACAACACAGACAATTACAACAGTAACAACAACAATGAAGAGAATAGATATTGAGGCACTGTTTATCGCTACATCTGTTTTTCTAATCGGTATAGCGATAGGATATATCGTGGCTAGGAGAAGGACATGA
- a CDS encoding beta-lactamase domain protein (COGs: COG0426 flavoprotein~InterPro IPR001279:IPR008254~KEGG: kol:Kole_1337 beta-lactamase domain protein~PFAM: beta-lactamase domain protein~SPTR: C5CDL9 Beta-lactamase domain protein~PFAM: Metallo-beta-lactamase superfamily), with amino-acid sequence MIVDNVYWVGVNDYLKDLFEGLWPLPYGISYNSYVVVGDRDVALIDTVDEHYIYEYIGRVQEVVRDLSRVRYIVVNHLEPDHHGATEELIKMLPNARLVMSSIAMNIANSLYNIPRERIVTVKDGDVIDLGGKKLRFIYTPWLHWPETMMTYLEEDGILFSCDAFGSYGALENGVFDDEVDLDFYLDEAKRYFSNIVIKYSKNVIDAIEKLEKLGIDIRIIAPSHGPIYRSNPRRIIDLYRLWTDSSRHRDVLLIYGSMYGRTKSIVDTIENSLREKGINIVSIDASRVHESFVLQYVVTSKVLVIIYPSYDASVFPYIYNLLYLFYIKNIGRGRYIAIINTYSWAPTHRETEDIIKKAGFTVIEPIISMRSLPSESDKKTISELIEKIAKLAKD; translated from the coding sequence ATGATAGTAGATAATGTGTATTGGGTTGGTGTTAATGATTATCTAAAGGATCTTTTTGAAGGGCTATGGCCTCTACCCTACGGTATTTCATATAATTCATATGTTGTTGTTGGGGATAGAGATGTTGCACTTATAGATACTGTTGATGAGCACTATATCTATGAGTATATCGGTAGGGTGCAGGAGGTTGTTAGAGATCTGTCTAGGGTTAGATATATAGTTGTAAATCATCTTGAGCCTGATCACCATGGGGCTACAGAGGAGCTGATAAAGATGTTGCCAAATGCTAGATTGGTTATGTCTTCTATAGCTATGAACATAGCTAACTCTCTATACAATATCCCTAGGGAGAGAATAGTGACTGTAAAAGATGGTGATGTGATTGACCTTGGTGGAAAAAAGCTTAGATTCATATATACACCGTGGCTCCACTGGCCAGAGACAATGATGACATATCTTGAGGAGGATGGAATTCTATTCTCATGTGATGCATTTGGTAGCTATGGAGCTCTAGAAAACGGTGTTTTTGATGACGAGGTAGATCTAGATTTCTATCTAGATGAAGCCAAGAGATACTTCTCAAATATAGTGATTAAATATTCTAAAAATGTTATTGATGCTATAGAGAAGCTTGAGAAGCTAGGGATAGATATAAGGATTATAGCTCCATCACATGGACCTATATATAGATCCAACCCTAGAAGGATAATAGATCTATATCGCCTATGGACAGACTCCTCAAGGCATAGAGATGTTCTACTAATCTACGGCTCTATGTATGGTAGAACAAAGAGTATTGTAGATACCATTGAGAATAGCCTTAGGGAGAAAGGCATAAATATAGTCTCCATCGATGCCTCTAGAGTACACGAATCCTTTGTCCTACAATATGTAGTAACATCAAAGGTCTTAGTAATAATATATCCATCCTACGACGCTTCAGTATTCCCATATATATACAACCTACTATATCTATTCTATATCAAGAATATTGGCAGAGGAAGATATATAGCAATAATAAACACATACTCATGGGCACCAACACACAGAGAAACAGAAGACATAATCAAAAAAGCCGGCTTCACAGTAATAGAACCTATAATCTCTATGAGATCACTACCCAGCGAATCCGACAAAAAGACAATATCCGAACTAATAGAGAAAATAGCTAAACTAGCCAAAGACTAA
- a CDS encoding CRISPR locus-related DNA-binding protein (InterPro IPR010163~KEGG: cma:Cmaq_1520 CopY family transcriptional regulator~SPTR: A8M9C5 Transcriptional repressor, CopY family~TIGRFAM: CRISPR locus-related DNA-binding protein~PFAM: Sugar-specific transcriptional regulator TrmB~TIGRFAM: CRISPR locus-related DNA-binding protein): MRKVVVVSVGISWERVARAIGRTGIGEGDVVLLFNSIPRVSDAEDAMNRLDLWLREVYREVVVEMFWLDPRNGFEENVALIRRNVERFAPCKAYFLAVGGFRWLSMAVAYAAFATHTLSHITNVSVETLELELEEDTKTRDIIRQIFPTQESRVIRIPILLKLAEIDYTELQILKEIATGTKRTKHLVKKLGIPRQTLQRKLVKLVKKELLEYEKKGKSYEYIPTDLAKMLL; encoded by the coding sequence TTGAGGAAGGTTGTTGTTGTAAGTGTTGGTATTTCGTGGGAGAGGGTTGCTAGGGCTATTGGTAGAACTGGTATTGGTGAGGGCGATGTTGTTTTATTGTTTAATTCTATTCCTAGGGTGTCTGATGCTGAGGATGCTATGAATAGACTTGATCTATGGCTTAGAGAGGTGTATAGAGAGGTTGTTGTTGAGATGTTTTGGCTTGATCCTAGAAATGGTTTTGAGGAGAATGTTGCTCTGATTAGAAGAAATGTTGAAAGATTTGCTCCCTGCAAAGCCTATTTCCTAGCTGTTGGAGGTTTTAGATGGCTTTCGATGGCTGTTGCCTATGCAGCATTTGCAACACATACACTTTCACATATCACAAATGTCTCTGTAGAGACACTTGAGCTTGAGCTAGAGGAAGATACAAAGACGAGGGATATAATAAGACAGATATTCCCAACACAAGAATCAAGAGTAATAAGAATACCAATACTACTTAAACTAGCAGAGATAGACTATACAGAGCTACAGATATTGAAAGAGATAGCAACAGGAACAAAAAGAACAAAACACCTAGTAAAGAAACTCGGCATACCAAGACAAACACTCCAAAGAAAACTGGTAAAACTAGTAAAGAAAGAACTTCTAGAATATGAAAAGAAAGGAAAGAGCTATGAATATATACCTACAGACCTAGCAAAAATGTTGCTCTAG
- a CDS encoding hypothetical protein (KEGG: hypothetical protein): MSQEKPSIEESIDIVGEYLAAFLAVEQDWGAIDGLMHAHRPEEALMYYDMALRHVHKVMEELEELGLKLWFLHGFDQHSKNVRDLLCDEGKVKSVALKLVERALSKYPKYYAKLKKETEKEEEKEEVEG, translated from the coding sequence GTGTCTCAAGAGAAACCCTCTATAGAGGAATCGATAGACATCGTTGGCGAATACCTAGCCGCCTTCCTGGCAGTTGAGCAGGACTGGGGCGCTATTGACGGACTTATGCATGCTCATAGACCTGAAGAAGCCTTGATGTACTACGACATGGCGCTTAGGCATGTCCACAAAGTTATGGAGGAGCTCGAAGAGCTGGGTCTGAAACTGTGGTTCCTCCACGGATTCGATCAGCACAGCAAAAACGTTAGAGACCTGCTATGCGATGAAGGCAAGGTGAAGAGTGTAGCGCTTAAACTTGTTGAGAGGGCTCTGTCAAAATATCCCAAATACTATGCCAAGCTGAAGAAGGAGACTGAGAAAGAAGAAGAGAAGGAAGAGGTAGAGGGATGA